A part of Paenibacillus sp. 481 genomic DNA contains:
- the cydC gene encoding thiol reductant ABC exporter subunit CydC, whose amino-acid sequence MKKETYAGSEGWVRPYLRKHKWRLALAVFLGILGVMAAVMLMFISGYLISKAALRPQNIMLLMLPIVTVRALSLGQALFRYLERLVGHDIVLRILSTMRVRLYNILEPQALFVRSRFRTGDMLGMLSDDIEHLQDVYLRTVFPAIVSLTVYGLFIVVLGMFDWTFALLMALYVAVIIFALPLISLRINHQKHLRLKRGRNRLYQKLTDAVLGINDWLVSGRKAEFIESYEASEQELTRTEREVHQWARWREWIIQCVIGVVIVSMIVWAGHQSASGQIAATLIAAFVLMILPIMNAFIPMSDAIERIPKYQDSLARIRDVEHHLDIMVPAETQSQVAASDRQPVKRVKQAHLKIEHVRYRYATTATDTAAAAAATSAAVETVETVLASSTESTATAEAEVSDWVLDDISLDIPQGKKIAIIGRSGAGKSTLLKLIQGALQPDHGAVTVNGTAVHLLGDDVSDVVSVLNQSPHLFDTTVANNIRLSKKHASDEEVREAARKAQLHTLIESLPQGYNTSTHEMGQRFSGGERQRIALARILLQDAPIVILDEPTIGLDSRTENALLATVFEALEHKTLLWITHHLAGVEHMDEVIFIEHGQIAMSGSHAHLLQHSERYRQLYALDMPASLLEA is encoded by the coding sequence ATGAAGAAGGAAACATACGCTGGTAGCGAAGGCTGGGTGCGGCCCTACTTGCGTAAACATAAGTGGCGCTTGGCACTGGCCGTCTTTCTCGGTATTCTCGGTGTAATGGCGGCTGTTATGCTGATGTTTATTTCTGGCTACCTGATTTCAAAAGCAGCCCTACGCCCGCAAAACATCATGCTACTCATGCTTCCGATCGTAACGGTGAGAGCGCTTAGTCTTGGACAGGCGCTATTTCGTTACTTGGAGCGCCTAGTCGGCCATGACATCGTCCTGCGCATTTTGTCTACGATGCGTGTTCGCCTGTACAACATTTTAGAACCACAAGCGTTGTTCGTACGCTCTCGCTTTCGGACTGGCGACATGCTCGGCATGCTGTCCGATGATATTGAGCATTTACAGGATGTGTACTTGCGTACCGTATTTCCTGCTATCGTCTCGCTAACGGTTTACGGACTGTTTATTGTCGTGTTGGGCATGTTTGACTGGACATTCGCCCTATTGATGGCGTTGTACGTAGCGGTAATCATATTCGCTTTGCCGCTTATCTCTTTACGCATTAATCATCAGAAGCATTTGCGGCTCAAGCGTGGGCGCAACCGCTTGTATCAGAAGCTTACGGATGCCGTGCTTGGCATTAACGACTGGCTCGTAAGCGGTAGGAAAGCTGAATTTATTGAGAGCTATGAGGCAAGCGAACAAGAACTTACTCGTACGGAGCGTGAGGTGCATCAGTGGGCACGCTGGCGGGAGTGGATCATTCAATGTGTAATCGGTGTCGTCATCGTGTCGATGATTGTATGGGCGGGACATCAATCCGCATCAGGCCAGATTGCTGCAACGCTGATTGCGGCCTTCGTCCTAATGATTTTACCGATTATGAATGCATTCATCCCGATGTCCGATGCGATTGAGCGAATTCCTAAGTACCAAGATTCATTGGCACGAATTCGAGATGTTGAGCACCATTTGGACATTATGGTCCCTGCTGAGACTCAATCTCAAGTCGCTGCTTCCGATAGGCAGCCCGTTAAGCGGGTCAAACAAGCACATCTTAAGATTGAACACGTGCGCTATCGCTATGCTACAACTGCTACAGATACAGCTGCTGCAGCTGCTGCAACTTCTGCTGCTGTTGAAACCGTTGAAACCGTATTAGCTAGCTCAACTGAATCAACAGCAACCGCTGAAGCTGAAGTTAGCGACTGGGTGTTGGACGACATATCCTTGGATATTCCCCAAGGTAAAAAAATCGCCATTATCGGGCGCAGTGGCGCTGGAAAATCAACGCTACTCAAGCTGATTCAAGGCGCGCTCCAGCCCGATCATGGCGCTGTTACTGTAAACGGAACAGCCGTTCATTTATTAGGCGACGACGTATCTGACGTGGTGTCCGTGCTCAATCAGAGCCCTCACCTGTTCGATACGACTGTTGCCAACAACATTCGTCTAAGTAAAAAGCATGCTTCTGACGAAGAAGTACGCGAAGCTGCTCGCAAAGCACAGCTGCATACGCTAATTGAGTCATTGCCGCAAGGCTATAACACTTCAACCCATGAAATGGGGCAGCGATTTTCTGGCGGCGAGCGACAGCGAATTGCGTTGGCACGCATTCTGCTGCAAGACGCCCCGATCGTCATTCTCGATGAGCCGACGATTGGACTTGATTCGCGAACCGAAAATGCGCTGCTAGCAACGGTATTTGAGGCGCTTGAACATAAAACGCTTCTGTGGATCACTCACCACCTAGCGGGTGTCGAGCATATGGACGAAGTTATTTTTATCGAGCATGGGCAAATTGCGATGTCAGGCAGCCACGCGCATTTGCTGCAACATTCGGAACGATATCGCCAATTGTATGCCCTCGACATGCCTGCTTCGTTACTAGAAGCTTAA
- the cydD gene encoding thiol reductant ABC exporter subunit CydD: MKKNNRMPNYNGIRPLFLTLGCISVLQSICILLQATLLAYLIADLFQGVPVEQLYPNMAYFFLAFVGRSSLTLLRQKVAYRFAERTGSATRKQLLDKLFALGPRFARSEGTGKLVTLALEGISQLRTFLELYLPKMVSTMILPLVILVYVFVQDIPSGITLMLTVPIIIVFMILLGLAAKKQMDNQWSSYRILSNHFVDTLRGLETLKFLGQSRRHEASIAHVSDQYRTATVRTLRVAFLSSFALDFFTSLAVAFVAVGLGIRLVDGTLSFHTALTVLILAPEYFLPIREVGSDYHATLNGKTAGEHIQSIIDYDSNNNSTHVKPQSWGADSTLTLTDIDVRHGTDAKPSLDRISLNVHGTMKIGIVGASGAGKSTLIDILGGFLHPSSGHIRWNDTDMNSLITESWHKQTTYIPQQPYLFTDTLAANIRFYEPNASMEEVEQAAAAAGLKAVADALPNRYEETIGNGGRMLSGGQEQRVALARAFLGNRPILLLDEPTAHLDIETEYELKEPMARLFAGKLVFFATHRLHWMQDMDQIIVLDQGQIAEVGTHRELVLRKGVYYELIRSQMEGIR, translated from the coding sequence ATGAAAAAAAACAATCGAATGCCTAATTACAATGGAATACGACCGCTCTTTCTTACGTTAGGCTGCATCTCTGTGCTGCAAAGTATTTGTATTTTGCTGCAAGCGACGCTGTTGGCTTATTTGATCGCTGACTTGTTTCAAGGTGTGCCTGTCGAGCAGCTTTATCCGAACATGGCTTATTTTTTCCTTGCTTTTGTTGGACGTAGCAGCCTGACTCTTTTGCGGCAAAAAGTGGCTTATCGCTTTGCTGAACGAACAGGTTCAGCGACGAGAAAGCAGCTGCTGGATAAATTGTTTGCACTCGGACCGAGATTTGCTCGGTCCGAAGGCACAGGCAAGCTCGTCACGCTGGCACTGGAAGGCATTTCACAGCTGCGTACGTTTTTGGAGCTGTACTTACCTAAGATGGTTAGCACCATGATTTTACCGTTGGTCATCTTGGTATACGTGTTTGTGCAAGATATCCCTTCAGGCATTACCTTGATGCTTACGGTTCCAATCATCATCGTATTTATGATTTTGTTAGGACTTGCTGCGAAGAAGCAGATGGATAACCAATGGAGCTCGTATCGCATTTTGTCCAATCATTTTGTCGATACTTTGCGTGGGTTGGAAACGTTAAAATTCCTCGGACAAAGCCGCCGTCATGAGGCGTCAATTGCGCACGTCAGTGATCAGTATCGCACGGCTACCGTCCGTACCTTGCGAGTGGCGTTTCTGTCCAGTTTTGCACTCGATTTTTTCACCAGTCTCGCGGTTGCCTTTGTGGCTGTAGGACTTGGTATCCGTCTTGTTGACGGAACCTTGTCCTTCCATACCGCTCTAACCGTGCTCATTCTTGCACCGGAATATTTCCTGCCTATTCGAGAGGTCGGTTCCGACTACCATGCAACTTTGAACGGAAAGACAGCCGGCGAACATATTCAATCCATTATTGATTACGATTCAAATAACAATTCGACACATGTAAAGCCTCAGTCTTGGGGTGCAGACAGCACGTTGACCCTGACTGACATCGACGTTCGCCATGGCACAGATGCCAAGCCGTCGTTAGACCGAATTTCGCTTAATGTGCATGGCACGATGAAAATCGGCATTGTCGGAGCTAGTGGCGCCGGGAAATCGACGCTGATCGATATTTTAGGCGGTTTCTTGCATCCGTCGAGTGGTCACATCCGTTGGAATGATACAGACATGAACTCGCTTATTACAGAGAGCTGGCATAAGCAAACAACGTATATCCCGCAACAGCCGTATCTGTTCACGGATACATTGGCGGCCAACATTCGCTTCTATGAACCGAATGCCAGTATGGAAGAAGTCGAACAAGCAGCAGCGGCAGCTGGGCTGAAAGCGGTCGCCGACGCCCTCCCCAACCGTTATGAAGAAACGATTGGCAATGGTGGTCGTATGCTAAGTGGTGGTCAAGAGCAGCGTGTTGCGCTTGCTCGTGCTTTTTTAGGAAACCGCCCTATTCTACTGTTAGATGAGCCGACTGCTCATTTAGATATCGAAACGGAATATGAGTTAAAAGAGCCGATGGCGCGACTGTTTGCAGGAAAGCTTGTCTTTTTCGCTACTCATCGCTTGCATTGGATGCAGGATATGGACCAAATTATAGTCCTTGACCAAGGGCAGATCGCTGAAGTCGGCACCCATCGAGAGCTTGTTCTCCGCAAAGGGGTTTATTACGAACTCATTCGATCGCAGATGGAGGGGATTCGATGA
- the cydB gene encoding cytochrome d ubiquinol oxidase subunit II — protein sequence MLSLNEIWFIAIAVLFIGFFILEGFDFGVGIVSRSLGRTDKERRVLINTIGPFWHANQVWLITAGGAMFAAFPDWYATMFSGFYLPFVLLLLALIARGVAFEFRSQVENGTWKKVWDAAIFWGSILPPFLLGVTFANSIRGVQIDSQKELIGSVFELLNVYSLLGGVVVVLLCILHGLVFITIRTRGGIQDRARDVARKIVPAVAAVLILFVVLTYMNTDIYVVHGKQWLALPLLTGAALVFGWLLIRKQRDIWTFVMTTSMITLTFASIFIGLFPRLMVSSIDPAYSLTIFNAASGAYSLRLMTYMSFTIIPFIIGYQIWCYFVFRKPINENDHLEH from the coding sequence ATGCTATCGTTAAATGAGATATGGTTCATCGCAATAGCCGTTCTGTTTATCGGCTTCTTCATACTCGAAGGCTTTGATTTCGGCGTTGGCATCGTCTCCCGTTCGCTTGGGCGCACGGATAAAGAACGCCGCGTGTTAATTAATACAATTGGCCCATTTTGGCATGCTAACCAAGTATGGTTGATTACGGCAGGTGGCGCGATGTTCGCTGCCTTCCCAGATTGGTACGCCACTATGTTTAGTGGCTTCTACCTACCTTTCGTACTCTTGCTGCTGGCGCTGATCGCCAGAGGCGTAGCTTTTGAGTTTCGTTCCCAAGTCGAGAACGGCACGTGGAAAAAAGTGTGGGATGCTGCAATCTTTTGGGGCAGCATCCTCCCGCCTTTCTTGCTCGGCGTCACATTCGCGAATTCGATTCGCGGAGTGCAGATCGATAGTCAGAAAGAACTTATCGGCAGCGTGTTCGAACTGTTGAACGTTTACTCGCTGTTAGGCGGAGTTGTCGTTGTACTCCTCTGCATCTTACATGGTCTCGTCTTTATTACGATCCGTACAAGAGGCGGTATACAAGATCGGGCTAGAGATGTCGCACGCAAGATCGTACCGGCCGTTGCCGCTGTTCTGATTCTGTTCGTAGTGCTAACGTATATGAACACTGATATTTATGTGGTACATGGGAAGCAATGGCTTGCCCTGCCATTGTTAACGGGGGCAGCACTCGTATTCGGATGGTTGCTTATTCGTAAGCAACGTGATATTTGGACATTTGTGATGACGACTAGTATGATTACGTTAACCTTTGCGAGCATATTTATTGGTTTGTTCCCGCGCTTGATGGTAAGTTCCATCGACCCCGCGTACAGCTTAACGATATTTAATGCAGCATCCGGTGCGTATTCTTTACGCTTGATGACATATATGTCATTCACGATAATTCCGTTTATTATTGGCTATCAAATTTGGTGTTACTTTGTATTCCGCAAACCAATTAATGAAAATGACCATTTGGAGCACTGA
- a CDS encoding cytochrome ubiquinol oxidase subunit I: MELDPILLARIQFASTTIFHYLFVPMTIGLAFLLAILETLYVVKKQEVYKKAVKFWSKLFLINFAVGVVTGILQEFQFGMNWSNYSRFVGDVFGPSLALEGLLAFFMESTFIGLWVFGWDRLSKRAHLVCIWLVSLGTVLSSFWILTANAFMHAPVGYVFQNGRAEMNDFFAIISNPQLWLQFPHTLFAAFATGAFFMAGVSAWKILRRHQVDVFKKSFQVSISVAMVAAMLVALVGHSQAQHLLNSQPMKMAAAEALWNTSEDPAPFTVFANIDTEKKENSHEIKIPYMLSFLSYSKFSGSVEGMNQIQEKYEKIYGPGDYIPSVKTTFWSFRIMVISGSILCLLGMVGFYLSRKRKLEQSPWFLKLMVPAIALPFLANSFGWMMTEMGRQPWVVFGVMRTEDAISPTVTSMELLISLILFVSLYAVLAVVDAYLFMKVIRKDDDLDNHVEPYMSDPFDKEEHQHAIVK; this comes from the coding sequence ATGGAGTTGGATCCGATTTTGCTAGCACGCATTCAATTTGCGTCTACGACAATTTTTCACTATCTGTTTGTACCGATGACGATTGGCTTGGCCTTTCTACTTGCGATTTTAGAAACATTGTACGTTGTCAAAAAACAGGAAGTGTATAAAAAGGCCGTTAAATTTTGGAGCAAACTGTTCCTCATTAACTTTGCGGTCGGTGTTGTAACCGGTATTTTGCAAGAGTTCCAGTTCGGGATGAACTGGTCCAATTATTCCCGCTTTGTCGGTGATGTATTCGGTCCCTCACTCGCACTTGAAGGTCTATTAGCCTTCTTTATGGAATCTACGTTTATCGGATTATGGGTATTTGGTTGGGATCGCTTATCTAAGCGTGCTCACCTTGTGTGTATTTGGCTCGTCTCACTCGGAACCGTTCTATCGAGCTTCTGGATTTTGACAGCTAACGCCTTTATGCACGCACCAGTCGGTTACGTGTTCCAAAATGGACGCGCTGAAATGAACGACTTCTTTGCTATTATTTCGAACCCGCAGCTGTGGCTGCAATTCCCACATACGCTGTTCGCTGCTTTTGCAACTGGCGCGTTCTTTATGGCTGGGGTAAGTGCATGGAAAATTTTAAGACGTCATCAAGTCGATGTGTTCAAAAAATCGTTCCAAGTTTCGATTTCAGTAGCGATGGTTGCAGCGATGCTCGTAGCCTTGGTTGGACACTCGCAAGCGCAACATTTACTTAATTCACAGCCGATGAAAATGGCTGCTGCTGAAGCACTCTGGAATACGAGTGAAGACCCAGCTCCGTTTACGGTGTTTGCGAACATAGATACAGAGAAAAAAGAAAATTCCCATGAAATTAAAATTCCTTACATGCTGAGCTTCTTGTCTTATAGCAAATTTAGTGGCAGCGTGGAAGGTATGAATCAAATTCAGGAAAAATACGAAAAAATATATGGACCAGGCGATTATATCCCTTCGGTTAAGACAACATTTTGGAGTTTCCGAATTATGGTCATCAGCGGAAGCATACTATGCTTACTCGGAATGGTCGGCTTCTATCTTTCCCGTAAACGGAAGCTAGAGCAAAGCCCTTGGTTCCTGAAGCTAATGGTTCCTGCTATCGCTCTCCCCTTCCTTGCGAATTCATTTGGTTGGATGATGACGGAAATGGGACGCCAGCCTTGGGTCGTCTTCGGTGTTATGCGTACCGAGGATGCGATTTCACCAACGGTTACTTCAATGGAGTTATTGATATCACTTATCTTATTTGTCAGTCTGTATGCCGTGCTCGCGGTCGTTGACGCTTACCTATTTATGAAGGTTATTCGTAAAGATGATGATCTCGACAACCACGTAGAGCCGTATATGTCCGATCCGTTTGATAAGGAGGAACACCAACATGCTATCGTTAAATGA
- a CDS encoding chromate transporter yields MSVEMSNTLKQSVPKNRFRRLFEVLAVSTKLGLTSFGGPIAHLGYFHNEYIRRRKWMDEQSYADLIALCQFLPGPASSQVGIGIGIMRAGLLGGLVAWLGFTLPSVIALIVFAFFMKEMDVSHVGWISGLKIVAVAIVAQAIISMGHKLTPDRNRITIAVAAASAALLWPSMVTQVLLIVVAGIVGWWMYRHEDIQQVPQMVVPINRRLAGCCLVLFFGLLLGLPLWSQGVENDWISLFDHFYRAGSLVFGGGHVVLPLLEQAVVPTGLISKEHFLAGYGITQAVPGPLFTFAAYLGAMMKGVLGALILIIAIFLPSFLLIVGALPFWGAWRSNRHLQGALRGINAAVVGILIAAFYDPLWTTAIVSPEHFVLGMLLFVLLMYWNIPAWIVVLVGAGAGVLLF; encoded by the coding sequence ATGAGTGTAGAAATGAGCAACACGTTAAAGCAATCCGTACCAAAAAATCGATTCCGCCGCTTGTTTGAGGTACTAGCCGTTTCCACGAAGCTGGGGCTAACCTCATTTGGCGGCCCAATTGCCCATCTGGGGTATTTTCATAACGAATATATTCGGCGCCGAAAATGGATGGATGAGCAAAGCTATGCAGATTTAATTGCGCTGTGTCAGTTTCTACCTGGTCCGGCGAGCAGCCAAGTCGGGATCGGGATCGGGATCATGCGCGCGGGGCTGCTTGGCGGATTAGTTGCTTGGCTTGGATTCACGCTGCCATCTGTTATTGCGCTCATCGTGTTTGCTTTTTTCATGAAAGAAATGGATGTGAGCCATGTTGGTTGGATTAGCGGCCTTAAAATTGTGGCCGTCGCTATCGTTGCGCAAGCGATTATAAGTATGGGGCACAAATTGACCCCTGATCGAAATCGAATCACAATCGCAGTAGCAGCTGCATCTGCCGCCTTGCTATGGCCATCCATGGTTACCCAAGTGCTGCTAATCGTTGTTGCGGGTATTGTTGGATGGTGGATGTATCGCCATGAAGACATTCAGCAGGTGCCACAAATGGTGGTGCCCATTAATCGTAGGTTGGCAGGATGTTGTTTGGTTCTCTTTTTTGGACTATTGCTTGGCTTGCCGCTGTGGAGTCAGGGTGTAGAAAACGATTGGATATCATTGTTCGATCATTTTTATCGGGCGGGTTCGCTCGTATTTGGGGGAGGCCATGTCGTACTTCCGTTGCTTGAACAAGCCGTCGTGCCGACGGGGTTAATAAGTAAAGAGCACTTCTTGGCTGGCTACGGGATCACTCAAGCTGTGCCAGGGCCCTTATTTACGTTTGCTGCCTATCTAGGTGCGATGATGAAAGGGGTACTAGGTGCGCTTATTTTGATTATTGCTATTTTTTTACCTTCTTTTTTACTCATAGTAGGGGCCCTTCCTTTTTGGGGAGCATGGCGTAGCAATCGTCATTTGCAAGGCGCACTGAGGGGTATAAATGCTGCTGTTGTCGGAATCTTGATAGCCGCATTCTATGATCCACTCTGGACAACGGCAATTGTGTCTCCTGAACATTTTGTACTCGGTATGTTGTTGTTCGTACTGCTCATGTATTGGAACATTCCTGCGTGGATCGTGGTGCTTGTAGGTGCCGGTGCCGGAGTGCTTCTCTTTTAA
- a CDS encoding YheC/YheD family protein, producing MIASKGVRAIRSKWTKTKVLVKSKELRIFVPETQLFSYSSLLAMLNKYNMVYVKPVHGTAGNGVIRAHIKQDAGKNTFHFQIGKSPRSFASYDDFFNALTASKLKREYIVQKGIKLLKLHGRSFDLRIMVQRTPQHPDWQTTGIIGRLGHPKKIVTNFHSEGKPLPIEVLLEPYIQGTRQEQYVEFLRQFGVNIAKHYQQTYPGFREIGIDVGLDSELHPWVLEVNTAPDPFIFNQLADKSMYRTVIRYARENGRYVKKKG from the coding sequence ATGATAGCGAGCAAAGGGGTTCGTGCCATTCGGAGCAAGTGGACAAAGACGAAGGTGCTAGTGAAAAGCAAAGAGCTTCGTATTTTTGTTCCAGAAACGCAATTGTTTAGCTATTCTTCACTTCTGGCCATGTTAAACAAGTACAATATGGTGTATGTGAAACCGGTTCATGGCACAGCAGGGAATGGTGTAATCCGCGCGCATATTAAACAAGACGCGGGTAAGAACACTTTCCATTTTCAGATAGGCAAAAGTCCACGCTCGTTTGCTAGCTATGATGACTTTTTTAATGCGTTAACGGCATCGAAATTGAAGCGGGAATATATCGTGCAGAAAGGAATTAAATTATTGAAGCTGCACGGGCGTTCCTTTGATCTAAGAATTATGGTACAGCGGACACCGCAACACCCTGACTGGCAAACGACAGGTATTATCGGCAGATTAGGCCATCCAAAGAAGATTGTGACCAACTTTCATAGTGAGGGGAAGCCTTTGCCGATAGAGGTATTGCTAGAGCCTTATATTCAGGGGACAAGGCAAGAGCAGTATGTGGAGTTTCTTCGGCAGTTCGGTGTGAATATCGCCAAGCATTACCAGCAGACCTACCCTGGGTTCCGCGAGATTGGAATTGATGTTGGCCTTGATTCCGAGTTGCATCCATGGGTACTGGAAGTGAATACAGCACCTGATCCATTTATATTCAACCAATTGGCAGATAAAAGTATGTATCGAACTGTCATCCGATATGCGCGTGAAAATGGAAGATATGTAAAGAAAAAAGGATAG
- a CDS encoding glycosyltransferase family 4 protein → MHILMVAPEQIPVPGNGSVEICMLSIAKQLALAHKVTIVSRQKVGLPKISKQGNLTIVRVPSGSSQTYIAAVLRYLKGKSFDFIQVDNRPHYMAKIKNAFPRTPVSLFLHSLTFVPLTKTVAASIAKANLIIANSDSLKRNLSRRFSNQATKIRRVHLGVDTHRFNPTTRDANNPVFNVLFAGRVIPRKGVDVLIKAIGIVSRHVPNVKLTVAGGGKAPYINQLKALAKTNNVNISFTGRIAHAKMDQIYRTADCFVCPSQLHEAFGLVNVEAMASGLPVVASNIGGIGEIVKHASNGYLVDDYSNPEAHATFIVNIAQNKQFAASFAKQARHDAVSRFSWNQTATKLMEIYKSQRA, encoded by the coding sequence ATGCACATACTCATGGTAGCACCAGAGCAAATCCCCGTTCCGGGAAACGGATCTGTCGAAATATGTATGCTATCCATCGCCAAGCAACTTGCACTAGCGCATAAAGTTACGATTGTCAGCCGGCAAAAGGTAGGTTTGCCGAAAATAAGTAAGCAAGGAAACTTAACAATCGTTCGCGTGCCTTCAGGAAGCTCGCAAACGTATATTGCTGCTGTGCTGCGATATTTAAAAGGCAAAAGCTTTGACTTTATACAAGTGGACAATCGTCCCCACTATATGGCGAAAATCAAAAATGCTTTCCCCCGCACTCCGGTTTCGTTATTTCTACATTCTCTTACGTTTGTACCACTTACCAAAACAGTGGCAGCTAGTATTGCGAAAGCGAATCTCATTATTGCAAATAGCGACTCCTTGAAAAGAAATTTGTCACGTCGATTTTCAAATCAAGCTACCAAAATAAGAAGAGTTCATTTAGGCGTAGACACACATCGATTTAATCCAACAACTCGCGATGCTAACAATCCGGTATTCAACGTTCTGTTCGCTGGCCGCGTCATCCCTCGCAAAGGTGTTGATGTGCTCATTAAAGCGATCGGTATCGTGAGTCGGCACGTGCCAAATGTGAAGCTGACTGTCGCTGGCGGCGGAAAAGCACCTTATATAAACCAACTTAAAGCACTAGCAAAAACCAACAATGTAAACATTTCTTTCACCGGAAGAATTGCTCATGCCAAGATGGATCAGATTTATCGCACGGCAGATTGTTTCGTTTGTCCTTCGCAGCTGCACGAGGCATTTGGACTTGTTAATGTGGAAGCGATGGCTTCCGGATTACCTGTCGTTGCTTCCAATATTGGCGGTATCGGTGAAATCGTGAAGCACGCTTCTAATGGCTATCTCGTTGATGATTACAGCAACCCTGAAGCACACGCAACGTTCATTGTAAACATCGCTCAGAACAAACAGTTCGCTGCAAGCTTCGCCAAACAGGCAAGACACGATGCAGTCTCACGCTTCAGCTGGAACCAAACAGCAACCAAGCTTATGGAGATATATAAATCCCAACGTGCTTGA
- a CDS encoding pentapeptide repeat-containing protein: MQESELSELKEVPAAPEGEDNERELHMASLRAALLQQVDAYWRSRMMSHTEELVGAFRIFCKRVMEQQALGHKAPIAYIHVSFLRSWLLQEKFMYSIEAYDDRWYLDAAECMHMYEMPWLYPFVQSFKQELTQTPLLRTLSETERDSIVIQHVAIIHQYVQEWIRVAVPQLIALPEFQAVKRADVLRIRTGEYKDYSEQVWMEDRLEKDVAACKSWLEQKLPAAYMCSDLRGLDLSEGQYEGIDLRYSHCVGSRLSGSNLRGSVCIGTDFSHGRLGGVNFSQSLLYDANFSGSDLSGAQFNEAIGGEPFFHEGMVLGFQRVDFTGANLQGASLLYADFQGADFRGANLTGAKLMKQDAHKWTLSEEQQRRVIWMEEGGNGIPVEIER; the protein is encoded by the coding sequence ATGCAAGAGTCAGAATTATCAGAGCTGAAAGAAGTTCCAGCTGCTCCAGAAGGCGAGGACAATGAGCGGGAGCTGCATATGGCATCACTTCGAGCTGCGTTGTTGCAGCAAGTGGATGCTTATTGGCGCAGTCGGATGATGAGCCATACGGAGGAATTGGTTGGCGCGTTTCGCATCTTCTGTAAGCGCGTCATGGAACAGCAAGCGCTTGGTCACAAAGCGCCGATTGCGTATATTCATGTTTCATTCTTGCGTTCATGGCTGCTGCAAGAGAAATTCATGTATAGCATCGAAGCTTATGATGATAGATGGTACTTAGATGCTGCGGAATGTATGCATATGTATGAAATGCCATGGCTGTATCCGTTCGTACAATCCTTTAAACAAGAGCTGACACAGACGCCGTTGCTTAGAACGTTATCGGAAACAGAACGGGATAGCATTGTGATTCAGCACGTAGCGATCATTCATCAGTATGTACAGGAATGGATACGTGTCGCTGTGCCACAGCTTATTGCACTGCCAGAGTTTCAGGCGGTGAAGCGAGCAGATGTGCTGCGTATTCGCACAGGAGAGTACAAAGATTATAGTGAGCAGGTGTGGATGGAAGATCGTCTTGAAAAAGATGTGGCTGCATGTAAAAGCTGGCTAGAACAGAAGCTGCCTGCTGCCTATATGTGCAGTGATTTGCGCGGATTAGATTTGAGTGAGGGCCAGTATGAAGGGATTGACTTGCGGTACAGCCATTGTGTCGGGAGTCGTTTAAGTGGTTCGAATTTGCGTGGAAGCGTATGCATCGGTACGGACTTTAGCCACGGCAGGCTGGGTGGTGTGAATTTTAGTCAAAGTTTGCTGTACGATGCGAATTTTAGTGGTTCGGATCTAAGTGGGGCACAGTTCAATGAAGCTATTGGCGGGGAGCCTTTTTTTCACGAGGGTATGGTACTCGGTTTTCAACGGGTTGATTTTACAGGTGCGAATTTACAAGGTGCAAGCTTGCTGTACGCTGATTTCCAAGGAGCTGACTTCCGGGGGGCAAATCTGACTGGTGCGAAGCTGATGAAGCAGGATGCGCACAAGTGGACGCTAAGTGAGGAGCAACAACGCAGGGTGATTTGGATGGAAGAGGGTGGGAATGGAATTCCTGTGGAAATCGAACGGTAA
- a CDS encoding imm11 family protein: protein MSYFILQQDKRTLDALILQESSDTNLQEQFNLYVREDQEPVYLDWIDKPYRLVSDRLKKLLELHDAELQWKSVVLTARQAKRQELYWYVVPPERDVLSEKSQRDPMGKWSHIVLRAGKLRRERLFCAGEQCIVHLDVAESCLRRSFTGMHFIPVDVDTD, encoded by the coding sequence GTGTCGTATTTTATATTGCAGCAGGACAAGCGAACGTTAGATGCCCTTATTTTGCAGGAGTCAAGTGATACAAACTTGCAGGAGCAATTCAATTTGTATGTCAGGGAAGATCAGGAGCCTGTCTATCTCGACTGGATTGACAAGCCTTATCGACTCGTGTCGGATCGGTTAAAGAAGTTGTTAGAACTGCATGATGCCGAACTGCAATGGAAATCAGTCGTCTTGACAGCGAGGCAGGCGAAGCGGCAAGAGTTGTACTGGTATGTGGTGCCGCCAGAGCGAGATGTGCTATCTGAAAAAAGTCAGCGTGATCCGATGGGTAAGTGGAGTCATATCGTCCTTCGTGCTGGCAAGCTTCGGCGTGAGCGGTTGTTCTGCGCAGGGGAGCAATGCATCGTCCATTTGGATGTAGCTGAGAGCTGTTTGCGGCGGTCTTTCACGGGAATGCATTTCATTCCGGTAGACGTTGACACCGACTAG